The Mauremys reevesii isolate NIE-2019 linkage group 22, ASM1616193v1, whole genome shotgun sequence genomic interval CCAGCTTCTCGGGCGCCACAATGAGCAGCTCGGCGATGGGCGTGGTCAGCGCCACCGTGTTGCGATCCACCCGGTGGTGCTCGAAGGCCCGGCTCATGCTCTTCAGCTTCTGGAAGGTGTTGAGGATCTTCTTGTAGCGGCACAGCACCCCGTCAGCGTCCTTGACTGCCGGGCGGGCCATGGCAAGGGCGAGAAGGATGGGAGGGACGGGAagatggtggggagggagggagggggacagcagGCAGAGGAAAGGAGTGGGGCAGAAAGGCCCAGGGGAAAAGAGCCTGTTCATTCCTTTCCTTCAACACAGACTCCCCCCATCGGCCCCCTCAGGaggacctgcccccaccccaaagccccctGCGCCCCCAAAGCCCCTCATAGTGAGTCCTCCCCCCACATgaccctccaccccacccatgCCAGACCCCTCAATCCCACagtccccctcctcttccccaccccaccccacaccccacagctccctcctccccacaccccaccccacactcccccacctcctctctgctcctcacaCCAGGGCACACGCCCTCCACAGCTCGTCCTCCCACCCCgcacctccccacctcctccttgcTCCTCACACCAGGGCACACGcccaccccacagctctcctcccacaccccaccccacactccctaCCTCCTCTGCTCCTCACACCAGGGCACATGCCCACCCCACAGCTCTGTCCTCCCgcacctccccacctcctccctgctcctcaccCCATGGCACACGCCCAcccacagctcctcctccccaccccccactcccccacctcctccctgctcctcacaCCATGGCACACACTCACCCCACcgctctcctccccacaccccaccccacacacccccacctcctccctgctcctcacaCCATGGCACAcgcccaccccacagctccctcctccccacaccccaccccacactcccccacctcctctctgctcctcacaCCAGGGCACACGCCCACTCCACAGCTCCGTCCTCCCCACCCCgcacctccccacctcctccctgctcctcacaCCAGGGCACACGCCCACCCCACagttctctcctccccacaccccaccccacactccccgacctcctccctgctcctcacaCATGGCACACGcccaccccacagctctcctccccccaccccaccccacactcccccacctcctccctgctcctcacaCCAGGGCACAcgcccaccccacagctccctcctccccacatcccaccccacagccctcctccTCCCGGGCCACCTGGGGCGGGAGaccagccctgctgcccaagcGGGCCCCCACTCACCTCGCTGGCGCTCGCGGGCCTTGGGCTTGCCGAAGCGCCGCCGGCTCACCCCCCCCTTCTGCTTCTGCTTCTTGCGCTCAGTGGAGCCGCCCTGCTCCGAGGCGGCGCTGAGCGAGGACACCAGGCTTTCGTTGTCCGTGGCCTCGCCGGGCCGGCTCTCGGCCGCCTCCGCCCGCCGCGGGGGCTGCTTGCTGCGGCAGTGATCTTCTGGGGGGTGGGCAGAGACTAGGTCCCAGTATGCACCTCaccggagccccctgccctgctgtgtcaGTGACCCTCCCCCCAAGCTCttctggctgctggctgggagacacagcgccccctagggGCTGCCCATGGGAGGGATAAAAGCCCTACCACACCTGCTGCCCAGGGAGCTGCCCTTCTAGAGCAGGGAGGTGGGACCTGGGATCGGGTCAAATGGGGACATGGAGCCTGTTCCCCCAGTTAGTGCCCCAACATGCCCACCTCTGACTCCTAAAGTCACGACAGGGGgcagggacccaggcgtcctggatcccagccccccgtgttctaaccactgggccccactccccttccagcgTCGGGgaaggaacccaggcgtcctggctcccagcccccctgtgttctaaccactgggcccCACTCCTCTTCCAGCATCAGGgaaggaacccaggcgtcctggctcccagcccccctgtgttctaaccactgggccccactccccttccagcgTCGGGGaaggaacccaggcatcctggctcccagcccccctgtgttctaaccactgggcccCAGTCCTCTTCCGTCATCAGGGAAgtaacccaggcatcctggctcccagcctcctgtgttctaaccactgggccccactccccttccagcgTCAGGGaaggaacccaggtgtcctggctcccagccccctgtgttctaaccactgggccccactcccctcccacggcCAGGgaagggacccaggcgtcctgcccgGCTCACCGGCGTCCACCTTGGCGGAGGAGATGAACTTGTCGAGCTGGCAGCGCAGAAAGTCCCGCTCCTCCTCCAGGTCCTCGATGCGCTTCTGCAGCCAGGAGTTGCGCTCCAGGGCCATGTGCAGCTGGGTCTTCATGCTGCTCATCAGCGCCAGGGCGGGCGGGGGCGGCTCCGGCagctctgcgggggagggggggcatgggcagggggcagcaacACCTGACCCCTCTACCCCggccctgacccccccaacctctgccccctcccctgggacagggccctgccccccccagcatcTTCCTCCcaatcgggccctgcccccctcgtTGCCCCCCAGCTGCTTCTCCTCAACTGAACCCCACCCCGAACCTAACACCTCCCatctccccgccccccggggGTGAGGGTACAGGGGAGTCTCTGGGGATGGGGGCTATGAGGTAGAGGTGCGAAGGGGGGGTCCATGGTGCGGGCGGGGGGGGCTACCTTCGAAGTTGCTCTGGGGAGGGCTGAGGCTGTAGAAGATCTGGGGCTCTAGGTGGGGCGTCTCCTCGAAGGGGATGGAGATCTCATAGGCCTCATCGTCCTTCTTCACTGCAGGGAAAGACGTGTCACGGGGGGACCCCAaaaccagccccaccccctgcacaggcTGGACCCCCCCCCTCaacaggcccagcccagcccctaccCCAACGGGGCAGGGACCCCTCCCCACAACAACCCCCCCATACCCtgggactcccctccccccagagaaaGGTCACCCCAAAACCTGACTGCAAgtcactgctccccacccccagctccccaatgggctcccctgcccctccccacagacacccCAGCTTTGacatgccccagccccacagctccttTTCACCCCCAGAagtccctcccctcagcccccacaaCACCCCCCTCTCGTCCCTATGGCTCCCCAGCTCTATGGGGACCTGGCTCCAGGTCGCCCCCTGCTGCCCACGCCCTGCGTACTCGTCCGCCTCCGGTTATTCCTCTCGGTCATTTTCCTTCCGTCCTGGCGCCCCGGCCTGGTGGGCCCCTGGCTGCCCTCTGGGCGCCGCACGGGGACGctggcgagagagagagaagggaggttTTAACCCCGGGCAGCCACTACCCATTCCAGAGAGCTGCTACCCATAACCACCCGGGGCAGCCTCCACCCATAACCCCCTGGGGCACTCGCCACCCATAACCCCCCCGGGACAGCCCCCACCCATTACACCCAAGGGTAGCCCTCACCCATAGCCCCACAGGGCCACTGCCacccataacccccccccccccccggcagcccttaCCCATAACCCCCAGGGGCAGTCGCCACCCATAACCCCCCAGGGTAGTCCTCACCCATAGCCCCACAGGGCCGTCACCATCCATAACCCCTCGGCAACTGCTACCCATAACCCCGCCCAGGACAGGGCAGCCTCCACCCATAACCCCCTGGGGCAGCACCCACTCATAATCCCCCAGGGCAGCCGCTACCCATAACCACCTGGGCCACCCGCTACCCATAACCCCCTGGGGCAGCCATCACCCATAACCTCCCGGGACAGCCCCCACCCATAACCCCGGGCAACCACATCCCACCCCAAAGAGCCCCCACCCATAACCCCGGGCAGCTGCCACCCATAACCCCGGGAAGCCGCCACCCATAACCACCCGGACCACCCGCCACCCATAacccctggggcagccccaccCTGTAACCACCCAGGCCACCCATAACCCCCGGGCAACCACTACCTGCGCCAAAGAGCCCCTACCTACAACCCTCCAGGGCAGCTGCTACCCATAACCCCAGAGAGCCCCCACCCGTAACCCCCTGGGGCAACTGCCACCCATAACCCCGCCCAGCAACCACTACCCATAACCCCGGGACAGCCCCCACCCACAACCCCAGGGCAGCCACTACCCATATCCCCAGAGAGCCCCCACCCATAACCTCCTGGGACACCCCCCATACTCCCAAAGGTCCCAGCATGCCGCCCATCCCCCATCACTGTATATCTGCCCCCCCACTCCGGTGTGCCATCTCCCGCCCCGCAGGGCCTCCTCCATCTGTACCCACCGTGCCCCAGAGCTGACGGTAGCTGCCTCAGGCTGGCTGTGCCCAGAACCAGAACCGGGTGCCAATCACCCACCAGACTTGGGGAGatctggcgggggaggggactCAGCCTGGCTCCCCACAGCAGGCGCTGTGACGGGAGAGGCTGAGGTTGCCGGAGGGTGACCCCTCAGAGTCCCGGTGACCCTCCCTGCCGGTCAGCCAGGGACCTACCTGAGACGGACGGGCCGTGCGGCAGCCCAGCTCCGAACCCGTCCTGCGCCACCCACCggccagccctgggggaaggagaGATGCACCCGGTCAGGTCACTTCTCCGAGAGCAGAACTCGAACCCACCACCCACTGAGCCACGCAGACACTGCTGCACGGGATCACAAGCCAAGGCCAGGAGCAAAGCCAGCCTGTGGGGGTTTGTgaaaggaagggggaggctgcgggtcaggactcctgggttctctccccggctctgggaggggagtggggtctagtggttagagcgggggtgcgggggctgggagccaggactcctgggttctactcttcAGTTCAACACCTAGTCAGCAGTAAACTTCCCAGGAGGAGAGGCAATAGCTCCAGGCACCCTAGCCCCCTAAGCTGGAGGAGAATCCCCCTTCCACCACGGACTAAGTGTGCTATGACACATGGATGAGCATGCGTAAACTCAGCTAGCAGAGTCACACACGCAACAACACACATTGTCAAGGACCACTGGCCTTGACCCCCCCACATTGTCCAGAACCCCCCAATTACCCTATCCCCCCCACCCGTGGATCCCCAGAGATCAGCAAGAATTTTAGGACACGGGGGATGGGCATTTCCACCTTGAAGCAGCCCACattacagcccctcccccaacaaacACCCCCAAGTGTTTCTTCAGTCCCTCGCTCCCCCCCTCGCCCTGAATTCATGCCCCCCAGAGACACCCAGTCCTGTGCATCAGATCCaggcctccccagtgccccccagtCCTGCACATCAGATCCAGCACCACCTACCACCACCCAGTCCTGTACATCAGTTCCAGGACCCCCCACAGTTCCCCAGTCCCATACATCAGATCCAGGCCCCCCCTCAAACCGCCCAGTCCTGTACATCAGTTCCAGgaccccccagtgccccccagtcCCATACATCAGATCCAGGCCCCCCAAACCGCCCAGTCCTGTACATCAGATCCAGGATCACCCACAGTTCCCCAGTCCCGTACATCAGATCCAGCACCCCCCATGGCCCCCCAGTCCTGCACATCAGATCCAGGACCCCCCATTGCCCCCCAGTCCCGTACATCAGATCCAGGGTCCCCCAGTCCTGGACATCAGATCCAGGGCCCCCATAGCCCCCCAAACTTTCAGATCGACTctaacccccgccccccctcgcCTAGACTCCTGGTCCTAGCCCGCCGCCCGATTCCTTCGAGTGCCCCAAAATGGGGGGAAATCGCCATAAAAATGGcttctgtgcccctccccccgccgctgGGTGTTTTGCTGTGAAGCTGCAATTACTCGGCTGCTCCCAGCCTGGATTGCCGGGCGGGGGGGTGCAAAGGAGATGGGGTCGGCGGGGATACAAAGTATCCCCCGATCCCCCCACTCCCCTAAAATGGATACAAAATAGACCCACAGCAGAgactttcccccctgcccccaaggctGGAGGTCCGGGGTGGGGGCTGCAAAGGGAGGGGGTGCACGGGGGTTCCTGGGGGGTCTGGGATCTGCAGAGAacaaccccccatccccactcaccCAGATCTGCACGCGAACCCCCAGCAACCGGGCTGCAaagccagccccccccctcccctggcagagccagggagcgTCTGCAAAgcgccgccgggggggggggaatcgccCACGCACGCAGGGCAGAGACACGCGTGGGGGGGCGCTGTGCCATAGAGAGCGGCGGGGAGCGACACACACCCCACTAgggcccagcctctcccccagccagggcttccccccccccagcaacttCCCCCGGGGGGCtgaccgggcgggggggggaggcttgAAGAGAGAGATCCAGACATCCCCATAGACACCCCTCTATCCTCACCAGGCGCAGCCATCagccacccccaacccaggagcggcgccaggggttttggcgccctaggcgggggtccttccgcgctcccggtcattggcggcaattctgcggcggggggcgtccttccgcgctcccggtcttcggggctcttctgcggcgggtcccggagccagtgaaggacccgccgcagaattgccgccgagggaggcaaaatgccgcccccccaaatcctgccgccctaggcgaccacctaggttgcctaaatggaagcgccggccctgccctAACCCCCTCCATCTGCCaacccccaactgcccccatcgtCCATCCACCCCCAACCACCTCCATCAGTcacccccaaaccccctccatcgtccatccatccatcccaaccCCCTCCATCACCCATCCATCCACCTCAACTCCCTCCATCAgtcacccccaaactccctccatcgTCCATCCATCCCAACCCCCTCCATCATCCATCCCAACTCCCTCCATCAGCCATCCTCAAACCCCCTCCATCACCCATCCCCAAACCCCCTCCATCACCCATCCATCCACACCAACTCCCTCCACCAGTCACCCCCAAACCCCCTCCGTCATCCATCCATCCCAACCCCCtccatcatccatccaccaacctGGTCCATCATCCATCCCAACCCCCTCCATCTGCCATCTCCCAACCCCCTCCATCATCCATCCATCTCAACCCACTGCCAAACCCCCTCCATTagccacacccaccctgcctccatcatccatccatccatccacaccaACCCCCTCCATCATcccaccccaacctccttccatcatccatcccccatcccccaaccccctccacagggctgcctgggggggcaagtggggcaatttgcttcaggcctcaggccccacagcggcccccacaagaatataacATTCTATGGTATTGCAACTATTTTTATGGAAGCCCccaattgctttgccccagatcccctgaatcctctgggaggccctgcccctccatctgccatcccccaaaccccctccaccATCCATCCACTCCAACCCCct includes:
- the CCDC106 gene encoding coiled-coil domain-containing protein 106 isoform X2 translates to MTERNNRRRTMKKDDEAYEISIPFEETPHLEPQIFYSLSPPQSNFEELPEPPPPALALMSSMKTQLHMALERNSWLQKRIEDLEEERDFLRCQLDKFISSAKVDAEDHCRSKQPPRRAEAAESRPGEATDNESLVSSLSAASEQGGSTERKKQKQKGGVSRRRFGKPKARERQRVKDADGVLCRYKKILNTFQKLKSMSRAFEHHRVDRNTVALTTPIAELLIVAPEKLAEVGEFDPSKERLLEYSRRCFLALDDETLKKVQALKKSKLLLPITYRFKR
- the CCDC106 gene encoding coiled-coil domain-containing protein 106 isoform X1; the protein is MTERNNRRRTMKKDDEAYEISIPFEETPHLEPQIFYSLSPPQSNFEELPEPPPPALALMSSMKTQLHMALERNSWLQKRIEDLEEERDFLRCQLDKFISSAKVDAVSAHPPEDHCRSKQPPRRAEAAESRPGEATDNESLVSSLSAASEQGGSTERKKQKQKGGVSRRRFGKPKARERQRVKDADGVLCRYKKILNTFQKLKSMSRAFEHHRVDRNTVALTTPIAELLIVAPEKLAEVGEFDPSKERLLEYSRRCFLALDDETLKKVQALKKSKLLLPITYRFKR
- the CCDC106 gene encoding coiled-coil domain-containing protein 106 isoform X3 → MTERNNRRRTMKKDDEAYEISIPFEETPHLEPQIFYSLSPPQSNFEELPEPPPPALALMSSMKTQLHMALERNSWLQKRIEDLEEERDFLRCQLDKFISSAKVDADHCRSKQPPRRAEAAESRPGEATDNESLVSSLSAASEQGGSTERKKQKQKGGVSRRRFGKPKARERQRVKDADGVLCRYKKILNTFQKLKSMSRAFEHHRVDRNTVALTTPIAELLIVAPEKLAEVGEFDPSKERLLEYSRRCFLALDDETLKKVQALKKSKLLLPITYRFKR